The stretch of DNA GGCGTTCGTGCTGCTTTTCGCCGGCGGCGCGCGCATCGCGCATCTCTTGGCAGTCTGCTTCGCGCTCGTCCCGGCTGTCGTGGTCGAGTTTGTCCACAACGTCATGTGGCGCGCGCGCCTCTTCGCGTTTCTCGACCCGTGGCGGGACCCGCAGAACACGGGCTTTCACATCATTCAATCGCTTTACGCCTTGGGCACGGGCGGCTTGAGAGGCGTCGGTCTCGGCGCTTCGCGCGAGAAGTTCTTCTATCTCCCGGAGCAGTACACCGATTTCATCTTCTCCGTGCTCGGCGAGGAAGCCGGGTTGATCGGCGCGCTCGTCGTCGTCGCGCTCTTCCTGCTGCTGGCCTTTCGTGCCGTGCGCATCGCGCTCTCGGCGCGCGAGCCGTTCGGCTTTTTACTGACGATCGGCTGTGCGGCGATGATCGTGCTGCAGGCATTCGTCAACATCGGCGTCGTCACGTCGTCGTGGCCCATCACCGGGGTGCCGCTGCCGTTCATCTCCTTCGGCGGCAGCGCGCTCGCCGTCGACTTGATCGCGGTCGCGCTGATTCTCAACGTCGGCCGCCACCGCCGAATCCGCGGCTGACGCGTGACGGTGCTCTTTGCCGCCGGCGGGACGGGCGGCCATCTCTATCCGGCCTTCGCGATCGCCGATGCGCTGCGAGCGCGCGGAGACGACGCGCTCTTCGTCGGGACGCGCGATCGCCTCGAGGCGCGCTTGGTCCCCGCTGCGGGATACCGATTCGAGACGATTGCGGCGCACCCGCTGCGACGACGGCTTTCCGTCGATCTCGTAAAGACCGTCGCAGCGAACGCCGCCGGTTTCTTTCAGGCCTTGCGCGTGCTCGAGCGCGCGCGTCCGAGTCTCGTCGTTGCAACGGGCGGCTACGTCTGCGTACCCTTGGTTCTTGCCGCGCGTGCCGATCGCACGCTTCGGCGCCGGCGAATGCCGGTTGCGCTGCTCGAGCCCAATGTGGTTGCCGGCATTGCGAACCGCATCCTCGCACCCTTCGTCGACGAAACGTGGGACGCGGCGACGACCGGCGTCCCCGTTCGTGCCTCACTGCTCCATCTGCAGCAGCGCGGCGATGCCGCCGCCGCGCTCGGGCTCGATCCCGAGCGCAAGACCGTTCTCGCGTTCGGCGGCAGCCTCGGGGCGCGCTCGATCAACGATGCCGTCGCGGCGCTCGTGCTCGGTGGTGGGGTTCCGTCGGGCTGGCAAGTCCTTCTCGTCACGGGTGCGGACGATTACGAGCGCGTGCGCGCCGCAATCGGGAGCGTTGCGATCGTTCGTTCCTACCTCGACGACCCGGCCCAAGCGTACGCCGCCGCCGATCTCGTCATCGCGCGTGCCGGTGCATCGACGCTCGCGGAACTGCGGGCGCTGCGCCTCCCTGCGGTTCTCGTGCCGTACCCGCACGCCGCGGAGGCGCATCAGCGCGCCAACGCCGTGGCGGCTGCGGCCACCGGCGCCGCGGTCGTCGTCGACGATGCGGCGCTGGCCGGCGGTCTGCGGAGCTTGCTCGCGCGAATCGCGAACCCGGAGCGCCTCGCAGCGATGCGTGTGGCAGCGGGTCCAGCCGGCGATCCGGTCGCGGCGATTCTCGCGCGGATTGACGCCCTGACGTCACGAACGTAGGCGTCACCCCCATGACAAAGCAGCTCTATCACTTCATCGGTATCGGCGGTATCGGTATGAGCGCGCTCGCGCGCTTGCTGCTTGCGCGCGGCGAGAACGTGCGTGGCTCGGACCTGAACCAGAGCCTGCTACTCGAGCGCTTGCGCGAGGAAGGCGCGGAGGTACGAATCGGTCATTCCGCCGAGAACGTCAAAGGCGCGCAGCGCGTCGTTTTCAGCTCCGCGATCGGGTCGCTCAACCCCGAGCTGCTCGAAGCGCGCCGCCTTGGGCTGCCGCTGCTGCACCGAGGGGAGCTGCTTGCCGAGATCGCGCGCGAGGCTCGCGGCATCGCCATCTGCGGCACGCACGGAAAGACGACGACCACGGCGATGGTTCATGCGGTCTTACGAGGAGCGGGAATCGACGCGAGCTTGGCGCTCGGCGGAATCGACGCCGCGCTCGACACGAACGCGCATCTCGGCAGCGATCCGTGGTTCGTGACCGAGGCCGACGAATCGGACGGCTCCTTCGCGTTCCTCGATCCATCGGTCGCGATCGTGACGAACGTCGAAAATGACCACCTGGCAAGCGACGACGATCTCCCCCATCTCGTCGATGCATTTGCCGAGTTTCTCGGCGATCTGCCGCCGGACGGGCTCGCCGTCGTCGGCGCGGACGACGCGCGCGCGGCATCGTTGCTCTCGCGCGACCTGCGTGCCAGGGCGATCGGGGTGGGGCTCTGCGAGACGGCATCACTTCGCGGGGTCAACCTGCAGCCGCGCGGACTCACGACCGCGTTCGACGTCATCGCGGGTGACGCGTTCCTCGGCACGGTCGAGCTCGGCGTTCCAGGCGCGATGAACGTACGTAACGCACTCGCGGCAATTGCCGTAGCCCGACATCTCGACGTCTCCTTCGCCCGGATCGCGGACGCGCTGCGCGCATTTCGCGGCGTGCGCCGCCGATTCGACGTCCTTTGCGCAAACCGCCGCATGATCGTCGTCGACGATTACGGCCATCATCCGACGGCTATTCGCGAGACGATCGCGACCGCGCGCGCGTATCACCGCGGGCCGGTGATCGCAGCGTTCCAGCCGCACAGGTATTCGCGCACGGCCCTGCTCGCGCACGAGTTCGCGCAGGCACTCTCCGCTGCCGACCGGGTCTATCTCGCTCCCGTCTACGCTGCCTCCGAGGCTCCCATGCCCGGCGTCAGCTCTGCCTCGATCGGCGAGCCGCTTGCGAAGATGGGCACCGACGTGACCTGCGTCGCCACCGTCGAAGATTTGGAAACGCGCATCTCGTCCGACGCACCGAGCGGCGCGCTCGTGCTCATGCTCGGTGCCGGCGACATTACCGAGGTTGCGGCACGTCTCGCTCGGCGCGTCGAGCTGCAGACGTCGGCATGAGCCTCACGACGGCACAAGGGTTACGCACGCTGCTCGACGAGCGCGATCGCGCAGCGCTCGAACACGTCGCCGGCGAGCGGGCACGATTCGACGAGCCCCTGGCGCCGCACACGTCGTGGCGCATCGGCGGCCCCGCGGATGCGCTCGTCGCGGTCGAGAGCGAAGAGGAGCTCGCGCAGCTCATGCGGTGGTGTTTCAAGCGCCGCCTGCCGTGGTTCGTTCTCGGCAGCGGAAGCAACGTGCTCGTCGGCGACGGCGGCATCCGCGGGATCGTGTTGCGGCTCGCCGGCGCGTTCACCGAGATTGCCGTTCGCACCGAGGAGGCTCGCGTCATTGCGGAGGCCGGGGCGTCGGCCGCGATGGCGGCGTTGACGGCGAAGGCCGCCTCGGCGGGGGCGCGCTCGATCGGTTCGCTCGCGGGCATTCCCGGGACCGTCGGTGGCTCGCTGCGGATGAATGCCGGCACCGACCGCGAGATCGGAGACTTCGTGCGCGAGGTGTGGGTGCAGTCGCCGAGCAAGCCCGGCCCGCATGCGGTGACGCTGCAGTACTACTATCGCCACACGACGCTTGCGAGCGACGCTGTCGTGTCGCGCGTGACCCTGGTCTTCGAGCGGGGCGAGCCGGCCACCGTCCGCGCGGAAATGCAAGAGCGCTTGGTGCGGCGCAAACGAACTCAGCCGATCGCGCTGCCCAATGCGGGCTCTTGCTTTCGCAATCCCGAAGGCGACAAGGCTGCGCGGCTCATCGAATCGATTGGAGCGAAGGGTTGGCGCGAAGGAGACGCGGAGGTATCCCCCTTGCACGCAAACTTCGTAAACAATCTCGGCGAGGCGACCGCAAAGGATGTCGCGACGCTGCTCGCGCGCGTGCGGCGCGCCGTAGCCGAGCGCTGCGGCGTCGAGCTGCAGCTCGAAGTGCACCTCGTCGGCGTCTTCGTCGATGCCTAAGCACTCCGGGCGCAAGCACCGCATCGCGGTCGTCATGGGCGGCCCCAGCTCTGAGCGCGAGATATCGATCCAGTCGGGCACACTTGCGAAGCGAGCTCTCGACGCGCTCGGCTACGAGACGCACTCGCTCGACTACGATCGGCGTTTCGTCGACGCGCTGAGAGACGTCGCGCCCGACGCAGTGTTCAACGCGCTGCACGGCACGCACGGCGAGGACGGCGAGATTCAAGGCGTGCTCGAGTATCTGCGCGTTCCGTACACCGGCAGCGGCCTCGAAGCCTGTGCGCTCGCAATGGACAAGCATTTGACGAAGAAATTGCTGGCCGCCGAAGGCCTTCCGACGGCCGCGTGGGACGTCTTCGATCTCTCCGGCGGAGCGCTGCCGCTGCTCCCCGGTTCGCTCGACCTTCCGCTGGTCGTCAAGCCGCGATACGAGGGATCGTCCGTCGGCGTCTCGATCGTTCGCACGCACGAACAATGGAGCAATGCGATGCTCGCAATTTCGAAGACCTATCCCGAAGCGCTGGCGGAAGAGTACGTCGACGGTCGGGAGTTCCACTGCGCGATCCTCGGCGAGGAGGCACTTCCCGTCGTCGAGGTGATCGCCAACGTCGACGACTTCTACTCGTATAAGGCCAAGTACGACGAAGGCGGCAGCACGCACATCACGCCGGCGCCGATCGACGGTGATCTGGCGGCGCGCCTGCAAACGCTGGCGCTCTCGGTGCATCGCCTGCTCGGCCTACGCGACTATTCGCGCACGGATTTCATCGTCAGCAAGGAGGGACGGCCATCGGTGCTGGAGATCAATCCGCTGCCCGGGCTCTCGCCGACCAGTCTGCTACCCGACGCATGCGCAGCCGCTGGCATCAGCTACGAGGCGATGATCGATCGTCTCGTGGGCTTCGCGCTCGCGCGCGGAAACGGCGAGCGTTAAACGCTCGCGAACATCGCGTGGTCGTCGCGATCGAGCATGTCGAGGAGCGGCATCTCGCGCGGCAGCGTCGCGATGATGGGATAGCGAGCGACGAACTCGGGATCGTCGATGCGATCCGCGATGAGCCGCGAGCGCAGCAACGTGTTGATCTCGTCGTAGCGTGACGGGTCGCTGTGCTCGCGTACCCAGGCGACGACCTCGTCATCGCTTTGCGCCCGTGCGACTGCGTCGCGTAGCGGCGCCTCGTCGATGCCGAGCTCGGAGAGCAGCGTTGCGCTGAAACCGCGGATGTAGTAGACGCCGAGATTGCCGCCCGGCAGCGACGCGCGCAGTTTGTCGATGGTGCGCGCGAGCATCAACAGCCCTCCCAAACGAAGATTCGGGCTGCGGGGGGGATGCGTGGCGAGATCGATCGCTTCCATGAGATTGGCGTTCTGCAAGGGAGAGCGGGCTCATCCTTGGAAGCGGCGCCCTATGCCACGCCGCGCCACGTTTTCACGGGCGACGAAGGAGACGTCGATCGAGCTCGCGCTCGATCTCGACGGTGGACCCGTTGCGATTGCAACCGGCGTCGACTTCTTCGACCACATGCTGCACGCGCTCGCCACGCACGCCGGCCTCGGCCTGCAGCTCGATGCCAAAGGCGACGGTATGGATCATCATCATCTCATCGAGGACGTCGGCATTGCGATGGGCGCCGCGCTGCACGGGGCGCTCGGCGACAAGCGCGGCGTAGCGCGCTTCGGGTCGTGCCTGGTGCCGCTCGACGAGGCGCTGATCGCGGCGAGCCTGGACCTCTCCGGCCGGCCCTACCTGAACTTCCGCGTCTCGTTTTTGCGGGAGAACCTCGGCGAGATGCCTACCGAGATGGTCGGCGAGTTCTTTCGCGCGCTCGTCGACAACGCGAAGGTGACGCTGCATCTCGTGCAGATGAACGGCCACGTCGCGCACCACGTCTGCGAAGCCTCGTTCAAGGCGTTCGCGCGTGCTTTCGCAGAGGCCAAGGCCGTCGTTGGGGGCGAGATACCGTCGACGAAAGGCGTGCTCGAATAGCGGGCAGCGATATCGCGGTCGTCGATTACGGCGGCGGCAACCTCGGGTCGCTGCTTGCCGCTTTGGAGCGGCGCGGCATCGCCGCCGTGAGGGTGAGCGACGCGCGCGCACTGCACGAGGCCTCGGCCGCGATCCTTCCGGGCGACGGCGCATTCGGCGCCACGATGGCGGCGCTCGGCGCGCGCGGTTTGGACACGGCCGTCGGCGCGTTCATCGAGCGAGGCTCGCCCTTTCTCGGCATCTGCGTCGGCATGCAACTCCTCTTCGAGCGCTCGACCGAGTTTGGCGGTGCGACCGGTTTCGGCACGTTGCGCGGAACGGTCGAGCGCTTCGAGCACGCACCGCGCGTACCGCACGTCGGATGGAACCAGCTCGAACCGTTGTACCCGCACCCGTTTCTGGAAGGCATCGACCAGGGTGCGTACGTCTATTTTCTCCATTCATATCGGGCCCCGGTCGTCGAGAGCGCGATTGCGGCAGCGACGCACGGCGAGCGCTTTTCGGCGATCGTCGCGCGCGACAACGTGCTGGGGACGCAGTTTCATCCGGAGAAAAGCCGGCTCGCGGGAGCGCGGCTGCTGGACAACTTCATTCGCTTCGCGAAGGAGGCGGCATGATCGTCATTCCAGCCATCGATCTCAAGGGCGGCGCGTGCGTCCGCATGGAGGCGGGCGAGCTCGCGACCGCGACCGTCTACGACCGCGATCCGGTTGCGCGCGCGAAAGCGTTCGTCGAGGCGGGCGCGCGGCGGCTGCACGTGATCGATCTCGACGGCGCCTTCGGGTCCGGAGAGAACGTGCGCGCAATCGAGCGGATCTGCGCTGCCGTGAGCGTTCCCGTGCAGACCGGCGGCGGAATCCGCACGGTCGAGATGGCGCAGGCGAGGCTGGACATCGGTGCCAGCGACGTGATCTTGGGCACGCTCTTGGTGGAAGAGGAGCGCGTCGCGCGCAATATCATCGGGAGGCTCGGAGCGCGCGTCATCGCCGGCATCGACGCACGCGGCGAGGAGGTTGCGACGCGCGGGTGGGCGGAGCGAACGCCCGTCGCCCGCGACGCGCTCGTGAAACGGGTCGCGCTCTGGGGCGTCGAGCGGGTGATCTTCACGGAGATCCGCCACGACGGAATGGGGCTCGGGTACGACGTCGGCGCCCTCGCCGCCGTTGCGAACGCGGCTCCGGTGAAGGTGACGGCGAGCGGCGGAGCCCGCAGCTTGGACGATCTGCGCGAGCTGCGCAATGCGGCGATCGCAGCCGTCGACTCGTGCATCATCGGAAGCGCTCTCTACAAGCGTACGATCGACCTCGCCGAGGCGATCGCCGCGGTAGCCTAATCGTCGTAATAGCGGCGCGGCACGTGCGCCGGCAAGCGCGTCACGATCTCGTAGTTGATCGTGTCCGCCCATGCGGCCCAATCGTCGGCCGTCACTGCGTCGTCGCCGTCGGCGCCGATCAGCGTTACGGTCGTGCCGGGGTGCGCGTGGGGCGCGGCGGTAACGTCGAGCGTGGTGAGATTCATTGCAACGCGCCCCACGATCGGGCAGCGTGCGCCCTCGACGAGAAACGCGCCGCGGTTCGAGAGCGCGCGTGGGACGCCATCGGCGTAGCCGAGCGGCACGACGCCGACGCGCATCTCGTTCGCCGCGACGAACGTGTTGCCGTACCCTACGGGCTCGCCCGTCGCAATGGTCCGCGTCACGACGAGCGAGGAGCGCAAGCTGAGCGCAGGCTCGAGGGGCAGCGCTTCGCGGCCCATCGCTTCGCGCGTTGCAGCCGACGGCCAGAGGCCGTAGAGTGCGATGCCGAAGCGCGAGAAGTCCAGACGCGTCTGCGGCCAAAGCATCGCCGCGGCGGACGCCGCGATGTGGCGGAACGGTCTGATCTCGTGGCGCTCCAGAAGCGGCCTGCTCTCCGCGACCGCGCGCTCGAAGCGCGCCAGCTGCTGCATCGTGTACGGGGAGTCGATTTCTTCGGCTGCCGCGAGGTGCGAGAAGATGCCGGTGATGCGCAGCTCCTTCAAACGGACGTAATCTTCGATCGCGTCGGCGACCTCGCCGGGCTCGAGGCCGAGACGATTGAGGCCGGTATTGACCTTGACGTGAACGGAGAACGGTTCGGAGCGACGGCGGGCAGCCGCGGCCAGATCGTGCAGGAAGTTACGCGTGTCCCAGAGCGCGATTTCGGATTTGGCCGCGAGCATCGTGTCGAGCATCTCTGGCGGAACCGGACCGAGGATGAGGATCGGCGCGTTCACGCCACCTTCGCGCAGCGCGAGCGCCTCTTCTACCGCGTAGACGCAGATGCGCGTTGCGAACCCTTCGATCGCAATCGCGGTCTGGGCGAGACCGTGGCCGTACGCGTTGCTCTTCACGACGAAGGCGGCGCGCCCAACCCCGACGAGATTTTGCAGGGCGCGAGCGTTGCGCCTCAGTGCGCCGAGCGAAACGCGCAGCTCGCCGATCATCTCGCCGCCTTTCGACTCGGGCCCGAAAGAGACCTAAGGGCCCTAACGGCCGTTTAAGCCGATTCCCTGCTTTGCCGGTTAGGATGCCGGTATGGTGCGGGGACGCGGCGCGTTCGATCCGGCCGACGCCGTCGTTTGGACCGCGGCGGGCCTTCTCGCGCTTCTCTGCGGCCTCGGAATGGGCTTCATCCTCTGGTCCGTGATCGAGACGACGGGGGTTCCCGCGGCCTGGCGCACGGCCATCTATTTCGTGGTGCCGATCCTCGGTATCGTAGCGCCGATCAAGCGCTCGCTTGCTATTCGGCTCCTTGTCGGGATAGCCGCCGGCGCACTTCTGCTCAGCTTCTGCTTCGGCTCGTCGCTCTTCTCACCGCTGCTCGGCAACTAGGGGCCTGCCCTAGGAGTCGCCCAAGACGGCGGCGCGGGCCTTATTGGGCAAAGCCCCGACCTAGCGCGCTTCTTTCACGGCGCGGGCCGGTAGAGTGACTCGCTTTGCGCCTGGGCGATCTCTTTTTTCACCACTGCGAAGTAGACGAACCAAACGAATGCTGGTAACAGGAGGAGCGCGAGCCACCCGGTGACCTGCGCGAGCGTGTCGAACACCCCGTGTAGCAGGATCGCCAGCGTCAGTCCCCGGAGCGCGAGCCAGGGCATCTTGCGCGCTTTGGCCTCTCCTACATAATACCCCATGACCGCGCCGTAGAACGCGTGACCCGGCACGCTAACGAAGGCTCTGAAGAGCGCGACGGCGCCACCGTAGCTGAACACGTATAAGATATTTTCGACCGCCGCAAAGCCGAGGCCGGCGGCAATTCCGAAGACCACCCCATCCATGGCCTCGTCGAACTGCTTGGAGCGGTACGGCAGAAGTCTCACAACGAGAAACTTTGCAAACTCCTCGATCAACGCGACGCCGAACAAGAAGTACAGAAACGTGAGCCCGAGACCGGCGTTCTGCGGCGGACCGGGTTCGACGAACGCTGCGATGATGGCGCAAACCCCTCCGAGAGTGAACGTTCCGAGAAGCAGGCCGATCGGTTCGCTCTTGTACTTGTCGGCGTGGTGAAAGTGCCACAACAAGTAAAAAGACGGCGCAACGGCTAGAACGAATAGCTCGTCAGCACGCGCAATATGCGCAGCCCACAGAATTGCTCCCAGTACGACGATCGCGATGGCTATCGTCGCCATCCGCCGATGCCGCGCCCGCAGTATAGCTGTAGCCGAAGAAGCCGTCATTTGCTCAGCCCTTCGCGCACGCCCCATCGGCCACCCGTATGCTCGGCTGACGCCGCCGAGGCAAGGGCGACATGCCCGATTGCCGGAATCCGTTAGTCGTCTCGCTTGCGTAAGGAGTGCGCATAATGTTACGGCGTACGGTAGCCATCGGAGGGCTCGTGGTCACGGTGTTTCTGTCGTTATGGACGCCTGCGCCGGCCGCGTATTGCGGGCCGCCGGCAACAACGACGACGCTCGAGAAACTGAGCATTACCACCTACCCGGGCCCGCACTATCCGAAGTACCATTCCATCGATGCGACGTACGTCAGGATGATCGACGTGCACGACGGCTACGCCATGTCGATGACCGAGGAGGACCGTGGACCGATTTTCTACTTCTGGTTCCTGAGCGACCGCGGCTGGGTGTACGTTCCGACCCTCGGGCCGCCGGCATCGTGGCCCACGCAAGTGCGGCAGCATTTCAACAACGACATCAATGCGGATCCGATGCGCTGCTTGAATCCCGCGTTCATCCCTCGCGGCGGCGGCTAAGCGCTGCTCGCCGCTTTGGCGCCCGCCGAAGAACGGACTGGAGAGGTGGCGCCGCTTTGTTGAACGGCGAAGAGCCGTGGTTACGTGATATGTCCGCAAGTTCGGCCGCCTCTACGGCCACAGTACTTTCGTGATAATCCATGATCTCGACACGATACGCATCGCCACTCTTCCATACGAAACAGACACGCCATTGATCGTTGATACGGATTGCATGTCGACACTCGCGATCGCGCTGAAGCCCGCGACTTCAAAACTCGAGACGGCCGGGCCCTAGCGGGATCCCTGGTTAGTATGAATCGTTAGCACGATCCGGGAGCGCCAGAACTGGCGGACTGCGGCGGTGGCCGGCGACGGCGGGTGGCCCCAGTAAACTCACGCTTCTGTCGCGAAAACGACGGGACCCGCTTCGAAACGAAGGTGAGCCGTGCCACTATACCAGCGAAAGCACCCGAGCGATACCGCCTTCTCCGACGTCTATGCGACACGCGGCATGGACGCGACGATTCCCAAGCACCAGATACCCGCAGACGGCATTCGCCCCGATGTCGCGCTGCAGCTCGTCGTCGACGAGCTGATGCTCGACGGAAACGCCCGGCAGAATCTCGCGACGTTTTGCCAGACGTGGTTCGACGATGGGATCCACAAGTTGATGGATCTCAGCCTCGACAAGAACATGATCGATAAGGACGAGTATCCGGCAACGGCGGAGATCGAAAACCGGTGCGTGCACTTGCTGGCGCATCTTTGGAACGCGCCGGCAGCCGGGACGACGATTGGATGCTCGACGACCGGTTCGAGCGAGGCCGCGATGCTTGGCGGCCTCGCCCTCAAGTGGAAATGGCGCGCACGGCAGGCGAAGCTTGGAAAACCGACCGACAAACCTAACATTATTACCGGCCCGGTGCAGGTGTGCTGGCACAAGTTCGCCCGTTACTTTGACGTCGAGCTGCGCGAGATTCCGTTGGAACGCGACCGGTTGGTCATGACGCCCGAGGACGTCATAGCACGTGCCGACGAAAACACCATCGGCGTCGTGCCGACCTTCGGCGTCACGTTTACGTGTCAGTACGAGCCGGTCGCCCAAATCGCCGCGGCTTTGGATAAACTCCAGCGCGACACCGGGCTCGACATTCCGATACACGTGGACGCGGCTTCCGGCGGATTCATCGCACCGTTCGTGCACCCCGAAATACTCTGGGATTTCCGCTTGCCGCGGGTGCGGTCGATCAACGCGTCGGGCCATAAATTTGGGTTGGCGCCGCTGGGCGTTGGGTGGGTGATTTGGCGCGAAGCCGACGATTTGCCCGAGGGGCTTATCTTCCACGTAAACTATCTGGGTGGGGACATGCCGACCTTCGCGCTAAACTTTTCGCGGCCGGGCGGCCAGATCATCTGCCAATATTATCTCATGCTGCGCCTCGGCATGGACGGCTACCGGCGCATTCATCAAGGTTGTTACAACATCGCGCAACACATCGCTCGCCGGATCGGCGAATTTGGACAATTCGAACTGATTTTCGACGGCGACAGTCAAAACGGGATCCCAGCCGTATCTTGGACGATGCGCGAAGGCGTCGATGCGGGTTATTCGCTCTTCGATCTCTCCGACCGCCTGCGCGCACGCGGCTGGCAAGTCGCGGCGTATTCGATGGTCCCAAACATCACCGACATGAGCGTTATGCGCATCCTGGTGCGTCACGGATTCAGCATCAACTTCGCCGAT from Candidatus Dormiibacterota bacterium encodes:
- the ftsW gene encoding putative lipid II flippase FtsW — translated: MRSSASLRRPSSEIAVRRSYAAAPPDPWLFGAVALLVAVGLVMVYSASSVTAYAEHLDTAYYVKRQFLWLLVGGALAYGAYRMDYLQLRRFAPYVLLAATIGLLLVFVPHVGVRVNGVHRWIGIGSMTLQPSEFAKLGIVIFLAAWLSGREPRIDITKFTSGLFLACTPVLLMTALVLKEPDLGTASIIVMTAFVLLFAGGARIAHLLAVCFALVPAVVVEFVHNVMWRARLFAFLDPWRDPQNTGFHIIQSLYALGTGGLRGVGLGASREKFFYLPEQYTDFIFSVLGEEAGLIGALVVVALFLLLAFRAVRIALSAREPFGFLLTIGCAAMIVLQAFVNIGVVTSSWPITGVPLPFISFGGSALAVDLIAVALILNVGRHRRIRG
- a CDS encoding UDP-N-acetylglucosamine--N-acetylmuramyl-(pentapeptide) pyrophosphoryl-undecaprenol N-acetylglucosamine transferase codes for the protein MTVLFAAGGTGGHLYPAFAIADALRARGDDALFVGTRDRLEARLVPAAGYRFETIAAHPLRRRLSVDLVKTVAANAAGFFQALRVLERARPSLVVATGGYVCVPLVLAARADRTLRRRRMPVALLEPNVVAGIANRILAPFVDETWDAATTGVPVRASLLHLQQRGDAAAALGLDPERKTVLAFGGSLGARSINDAVAALVLGGGVPSGWQVLLVTGADDYERVRAAIGSVAIVRSYLDDPAQAYAAADLVIARAGASTLAELRALRLPAVLVPYPHAAEAHQRANAVAAAATGAAVVVDDAALAGGLRSLLARIANPERLAAMRVAAGPAGDPVAAILARIDALTSRT
- the murC gene encoding UDP-N-acetylmuramate--L-alanine ligase, producing MTKQLYHFIGIGGIGMSALARLLLARGENVRGSDLNQSLLLERLREEGAEVRIGHSAENVKGAQRVVFSSAIGSLNPELLEARRLGLPLLHRGELLAEIAREARGIAICGTHGKTTTTAMVHAVLRGAGIDASLALGGIDAALDTNAHLGSDPWFVTEADESDGSFAFLDPSVAIVTNVENDHLASDDDLPHLVDAFAEFLGDLPPDGLAVVGADDARAASLLSRDLRARAIGVGLCETASLRGVNLQPRGLTTAFDVIAGDAFLGTVELGVPGAMNVRNALAAIAVARHLDVSFARIADALRAFRGVRRRFDVLCANRRMIVVDDYGHHPTAIRETIATARAYHRGPVIAAFQPHRYSRTALLAHEFAQALSAADRVYLAPVYAASEAPMPGVSSASIGEPLAKMGTDVTCVATVEDLETRISSDAPSGALVLMLGAGDITEVAARLARRVELQTSA
- the murB gene encoding UDP-N-acetylmuramate dehydrogenase, whose translation is MSLTTAQGLRTLLDERDRAALEHVAGERARFDEPLAPHTSWRIGGPADALVAVESEEELAQLMRWCFKRRLPWFVLGSGSNVLVGDGGIRGIVLRLAGAFTEIAVRTEEARVIAEAGASAAMAALTAKAASAGARSIGSLAGIPGTVGGSLRMNAGTDREIGDFVREVWVQSPSKPGPHAVTLQYYYRHTTLASDAVVSRVTLVFERGEPATVRAEMQERLVRRKRTQPIALPNAGSCFRNPEGDKAARLIESIGAKGWREGDAEVSPLHANFVNNLGEATAKDVATLLARVRRAVAERCGVELQLEVHLVGVFVDA
- a CDS encoding D-alanine--D-alanine ligase produces the protein MPKHSGRKHRIAVVMGGPSSEREISIQSGTLAKRALDALGYETHSLDYDRRFVDALRDVAPDAVFNALHGTHGEDGEIQGVLEYLRVPYTGSGLEACALAMDKHLTKKLLAAEGLPTAAWDVFDLSGGALPLLPGSLDLPLVVKPRYEGSSVGVSIVRTHEQWSNAMLAISKTYPEALAEEYVDGREFHCAILGEEALPVVEVIANVDDFYSYKAKYDEGGSTHITPAPIDGDLAARLQTLALSVHRLLGLRDYSRTDFIVSKEGRPSVLEINPLPGLSPTSLLPDACAAAGISYEAMIDRLVGFALARGNGER
- a CDS encoding DUF5069 domain-containing protein translates to MEAIDLATHPPRSPNLRLGGLLMLARTIDKLRASLPGGNLGVYYIRGFSATLLSELGIDEAPLRDAVARAQSDDEVVAWVREHSDPSRYDEINTLLRSRLIADRIDDPEFVARYPIIATLPREMPLLDMLDRDDHAMFASV
- the hisB gene encoding imidazoleglycerol-phosphate dehydratase HisB → MPRRATFSRATKETSIELALDLDGGPVAIATGVDFFDHMLHALATHAGLGLQLDAKGDGMDHHHLIEDVGIAMGAALHGALGDKRGVARFGSCLVPLDEALIAASLDLSGRPYLNFRVSFLRENLGEMPTEMVGEFFRALVDNAKVTLHLVQMNGHVAHHVCEASFKAFARAFAEAKAVVGGEIPSTKGVLE
- the hisH gene encoding imidazole glycerol phosphate synthase subunit HisH, which codes for MAVVDYGGGNLGSLLAALERRGIAAVRVSDARALHEASAAILPGDGAFGATMAALGARGLDTAVGAFIERGSPFLGICVGMQLLFERSTEFGGATGFGTLRGTVERFEHAPRVPHVGWNQLEPLYPHPFLEGIDQGAYVYFLHSYRAPVVESAIAAATHGERFSAIVARDNVLGTQFHPEKSRLAGARLLDNFIRFAKEAA
- a CDS encoding HisA/HisF-related TIM barrel protein, with the protein product MIVIPAIDLKGGACVRMEAGELATATVYDRDPVARAKAFVEAGARRLHVIDLDGAFGSGENVRAIERICAAVSVPVQTGGGIRTVEMAQARLDIGASDVILGTLLVEEERVARNIIGRLGARVIAGIDARGEEVATRGWAERTPVARDALVKRVALWGVERVIFTEIRHDGMGLGYDVGALAAVANAAPVKVTASGGARSLDDLRELRNAAIAAVDSCIIGSALYKRTIDLAEAIAAVA
- the alr gene encoding alanine racemase, with amino-acid sequence MIGELRVSLGALRRNARALQNLVGVGRAAFVVKSNAYGHGLAQTAIAIEGFATRICVYAVEEALALREGGVNAPILILGPVPPEMLDTMLAAKSEIALWDTRNFLHDLAAAARRRSEPFSVHVKVNTGLNRLGLEPGEVADAIEDYVRLKELRITGIFSHLAAAEEIDSPYTMQQLARFERAVAESRPLLERHEIRPFRHIAASAAAMLWPQTRLDFSRFGIALYGLWPSAATREAMGREALPLEPALSLRSSLVVTRTIATGEPVGYGNTFVAANEMRVGVVPLGYADGVPRALSNRGAFLVEGARCPIVGRVAMNLTTLDVTAAPHAHPGTTVTLIGADGDDAVTADDWAAWADTINYEIVTRLPAHVPRRYYDD
- a CDS encoding PrsW family glutamic-type intramembrane protease, with translation MATIAIAIVVLGAILWAAHIARADELFVLAVAPSFYLLWHFHHADKYKSEPIGLLLGTFTLGGVCAIIAAFVEPGPPQNAGLGLTFLYFLFGVALIEEFAKFLVVRLLPYRSKQFDEAMDGVVFGIAAGLGFAAVENILYVFSYGGAVALFRAFVSVPGHAFYGAVMGYYVGEAKARKMPWLALRGLTLAILLHGVFDTLAQVTGWLALLLLPAFVWFVYFAVVKKEIAQAQSESLYRPAP